A stretch of the Helicoverpa zea isolate HzStark_Cry1AcR chromosome 15, ilHelZeax1.1, whole genome shotgun sequence genome encodes the following:
- the LOC124637080 gene encoding cytochrome P450 6k1-like, giving the protein MIVILLLTVTACLSVWLVTKWRRVRRYWLERGVPHYPPHPVLGSLTFLQRENPSLWMRKLYKDFAAPYVGIWLFWRPALVINSPDIAKRVLVKDADVFRNRFLSSGKTDPIGALNIFTVNDPLWSSLRRRLTSVFTAAKLRSLNGITVSKTKNLLNRIDIEIQKSEPIDLREIFTDYTTDVIGESAFGVTSNSLVDGDSIMRKVTREFGSFDLHRGLSWSSIFFFPELVDIFRFSFFPKDTMEVLRKIFRSVIAQRGGYEKEVKDARDLLDALLKIKQEAAKEDEEINEDLLLAQAAIFLLGGFDTSGGALTWTIYELAWNPQYQEKLYQDVLETKRRIGDRNFDSAILSEVPYLDCVLKETLRIFPPMGWLDRIASKDFKIDDNLTIPAGTTVYVNGVSMQMDPQYFPEPEVYNPDRFLPDNERDITPYSYMPFGEGPRSCIGMRFAFQTLRLGLAEILLKYEVRALPNTPKPTECQVEKNGLFFMPSEKLSVEFVKRDNEFVS; this is encoded by the exons ATGATTGTAATACTACTGTTAACAGTGACGGCTTGCCTCAGTGTGTGGCTGGTCACTAAATGGAGACGGGTTAGGAGGTACTGGCTTGAGAGGGGAGTTCCTCACTACCCTCCCCATCCCGTTTTGGGGAGCCTCACCTTTTTGCAGAGGGAAAATCCT TCACTATGGATGCGCAAACTATACAAGGACTTCGCGGCGCCCTACGTGGGCATCTGGCTGTTCTGGCGTCCGGCGCTGGTCATCAACAGCCCCGACATCGCCAAGAGAGTGCTCGTCAAAGACGCTGATGTCTTCAGGAACCGGTTCCTCAGCTCCGGCAAGACTGACCCCATTGGAGCACTTAATATCTTTACAGTTAAT GATCCACTATGGAGCTCCTTGAGGAGACGTCTGACATCAGTGTTCACGGCTGCCAAGTTGAGGAGTCTCAACGGCATCACGGTCAGCAAGACCAAGAATCTCCTGAACCGTATTGATATAGAAATACAGAAATCTGAACCTATAGACCTAAGG GAAATCTTCACTGATTATACAACAGACGTTATTGGAGAATCAGCATTTGGTGTGACGAGCAACTCACTGGTTGATGGAGACAGCATTATGAGGAAGGTCACCAGGGAATTCGGGAGCTTCGACCTTCACAGAGGACTGTCCTGGTCAAGCATATTCTTCTTCCCAGAACTAGTTGATATATTCAG ATTTTCGTTTTTCCCTAAGGACACGATGGAGGTACTGCGGAAAATATTCCGTAGTGTTATCGCTCAGAGGGGGGGCTATGAGAAGGAGGTCAAAGATGCAAGGGACCTGTTGGATGCTCTGCTGAAGATCAAACAAGAAGCTGCTAAAGAAGATGAAG AAATAAACGAAGATTTACTTCTGGCGCAAGCAGCTATCTTTTTACTTGGAGGCTTTGACACGTCAGGTGGAGCACTGACTTGGACTATCTACGAGTTAGCTTGGAACCCGCAGTACCAG GAAAAACTTTATCAAGATGTCTTGGAGACAAAAAGAAGGATTGGAGACCGCAACTTTGATTCAGCTATCCTGTCTGAAGTTCCCTACCTTGACTGTGTTCTAAAAG AAACCCTAAGAATCTTCCCTCCAATGGGCTGGTTGGACCGCATAGCTTCCAAGGACTTCAAAATCGACGACAACTTGACGATCCCTGCTGGCACCACGGTCTACGTAAACGGGGTCAGCATGCAGATGGACCCTCAGTACTTCCCGGAGCCAGAGGTGTACAACCCTGACAGGTTCCTGCCAGACAATGAGAGGGATATCACCCCTTACTCGTATATGCCGTTTGGAGAAGGACCTAGAAGTTGTATAG GAATGCGTTTCGCCTTCCAGACTCTTCGCCTGGGTCTAGCAGAAATCTTACTGAAATACGAAGTAAGGGCGCTGCCTAACACTCCGAAACCTACCGAATGTCAAGTGGAGAAGAATGGATTGTTCTTCATGCCCTCCGAAAAACTGTCCGTAGAATTTGTGAAAAGGGACAACGAATTTGTATCgtaa
- the LOC124637079 gene encoding cytochrome P450 6k1-like has translation MIVILVLIVIACLSVWLVTKWRRVRRYWLERGVPHYPPHPVWGSLTFLQRENPSRWMRKLYKDFAAPYVGIWLFWRPALVINSPDIAKRVLVKDADVFRNRFLSSGKTDPIGALNIFTVNDPLWSSLRRRLTSVFTAAKLRSLNGITVSKANNLLNRIDIEIQKSEPMDLRKVFTDYTTDVIGESAFGVTSNSLIDGDSIMRKVTREFGSFDLHRGLSWSSIFFFPELVDIFRFSFFPKDTVEVLRKIFRSVIAQRGGYEKEVKDARDLLDALLKIKQEAAKEDEEITEDLLLAQAAIFLLGGFETSGGALSWTIYELAWNPQCQEKLYQEVLETKRKIGGRNFDSAIVSEIPYLDCVIKETLRIYPPMGWLDRISSKDYKIDDNLTISAGTTVYVNGVSMQMDPQYFPEPEVYNPDRFLPDNERNITPYSYMPFGEGPRNCIGTRFAYQTLRLGLAEIILKYEVRVLPNTPKPTECQVEKNGLLLMPSEKLSVEFVKRDNEFVS, from the exons ATGATTGTAATACTAGTGTTAATAGTGATCGCTTGCCTCAGTGTGTGGCTGGTCACTAAATGGAGGAGGGTTAGAAGGTACTGGCTTGAGAGGGGAGTTCCTCACTACCCTCCCCATCCTGTTTGGGGGAGCCTCACCTTTCTGCAGAGGGAAAATCCT TCGCGATGGATGCGCAAACTATACAAGGACTTCGCGGCGCCCTACGTGGGCATCTGGCTGTTCTGGCGTCCGGCGCTGGTCATCAACAGCCCCGACATCGCCAAGAGAGTGCTCGTCAAAGACGCTGATGTCTTCAGGAACCGGTTCCTCAGCTCCGGCAAGACTGACCCCATTGGAGCACTTAATATTTTCACCGTTAAC GATCCACTATGGAGTTCGTTGAGGCGACGTCTGACATCCGTGTTTACGGCTGCCAAGTTGAGGAGTCTCAACGGCATCACGGTCAGCAAGGCCAATAATCTCCTGAACCGTATTGACATAGAAATCCAGAAATCTGAACCAATGGACCTAAGG AAAGTATTCACGGATTATACAACAGACGTTATTGGGGAATCAGCGTTTGGTGTGACAAGCAACTCACTGATCGATGGAGATAGCATTATGAGGAAGGTCACCAGGGAATTCGGAAGCTTTGACCTTCATAGAGGACTGTCCTGGTCTAGCATATTCTTCTTCCCTGAACTAGTTGATATATTTAG ATTTTCGTTTTTCCCTAAAGACACGGTAGAGGTACTGCGGAAAATATTCCGTAGTGTTATCGCTCAGAGGGGGGGCTATGAGAAGGAGGTCAAAGATGCCAGGGACCTGCTGGATGCTCTGCTGAAGATCAAGCAAGAAGCTGCTAAAGAGGATGAAG AAATTACTGAGGACTTACTTCTGGCGCAAGCAGCTATCTTCCTTCTTGGAGGCTTTGAAACTTCAGGTGGAGCATTATCCTGGACTATCTATGAGCTCGCTTGGAACCCGCAGTGCCAG gaAAAACTTTATCAAGAGGTTTTAGAGACAAAAAGAAAGATTGGAGGCCGCAACTTTGATTCAGCCATCGTGTCCGAAATTCCCTACCTCGACTGTGTCATAAAAG AAACCCTAAGAATCTACCCTCCAATGGGCTGGCTGGACCGCATATCTTCCAAAGACTACAAAATCGATGACAACCTGACGATCTCTGCTGGCACCACGGTCTACGTGAACGGGGTCAGCATGCAGATGGACCCTCAGTACTTCCCGGAGCCAGAGGTGTACAACCCTGACAGGTTCCTGCCAGATAATGAGAGGAACATCACTCCTTACTCGTATATGCCGTTTGGAGAAGGACCTAGAAATTGTATAGG AACGCGTTTTGCCTACCAGACCCTTCGCCTGGGTCTAGCAGAAATCATACTGAAATACGAAGTGAGAGTACTGCCCAACACTCCGAAACCAACCGAATGTCAAGTGGAGAAGAATGGATTACTCCTTATGCCCTCAGAAAAACTGTCCGTGGAATTTGTGAAAAGGGACAATGAATTTGTATCGTAA
- the LOC124637091 gene encoding uncharacterized protein LOC124637091: MNSLHNTIKQFRLLNLNTALKTISECKPIAPHVVKAKNELVCNPKVLSFAPRSVGVEIIDKRKPNGITQDPIPYIPIVNPRSILPLLDKEWRKDEIGLPAIRQEEMHAVRLIVIRRKKMKKHQRRKLWKKMRYTWARIKQHRRQKKEKIFQNSLLAMVKKANEFEAEKYVAGKIRRANHTPLPTRWRHKRLPEFIIRQLLGIDKKINYKHTDVYKA, from the exons ATGAACTCTCTTCACAATACCATCAAAC AATTTCGCCTTCTCAACCTCAATACGGCGCTGAAAACCATATCGGAATGTAAACCTATTGCTCCTCACGTTGTAAAAGCGAAGAATGAGTTGGTTTGCAATCCTAAAGTCCTATCATTTGCGCCGAGGAGTGTCGGCGTTGAAATTATCGATAAACGAAAGCCCAATGGTATAACTCAGGACCCAATACCGTACATACCGATTGTGAACCCTCGTTCTATCCTCCCGCTGTTGGACAAAGAGTGGAGGAAGGATGAGATTGGTCTACCAGCTATACGGCAAGAAGAGATGCATGCAGTGAGGTTGATAGTCATTCGGAGAAAGAAGATGAAGAAACATCAGAGAAGGAAGCTGTGGAAGAAGATGAGGTACACCTGGGCTAGG ATAAAGCAGCACCGTCGCCAAAAGAAGGAAAAAATCTTCCAAAACTCCTTACTGGCCATGGTAAAAAAGGCCAATGAGTTTGAAGCTGAGAAGTATGTAGCCGGGAAGATACGTCGAGCCAACCACACCCCACTGCCCACACGATGGAGACACAAGCGTTTACCCGAGTTCATCATAAGACAACTACTGGGCATAGACAAGAAGATTAACTATAAACACACAGATGTTTACAAAGCTTGA